In Candidatus Delongbacteria bacterium, one genomic interval encodes:
- a CDS encoding ATP-binding cassette domain-containing protein gives MLRIQNLVKVYPGPVTALSGIDLDLPRGLFGLLGPNGSGKTTLMSILAGLLAPTDGRIFWQGQDVTQHPERLWPLLGYLPQDFGFYPELSGRAMLAYLLRLKGVSAPGGLNRLCDALLERVNLSAAAHRRVGDWSGGMRQRLGIAQAIAGEPDLLVVDEPTVGLDPEERLRFQRLLAELANERVVLLSTHLVEDVAHLCPRVAVIRAGRLLANTTPQEACRALDGLVHTGFVDEERLEQLTRTSRVTQTRLQEGRIQVRLYCPEGTGPQGFRPVDATLEDAYLVMTRSTSNQISRPTRSTEQA, from the coding sequence ATGCTCAGAATCCAGAACCTGGTGAAGGTCTATCCAGGACCCGTTACCGCCCTCTCCGGCATCGACCTGGATCTCCCCCGGGGGCTCTTCGGCCTGCTGGGGCCCAACGGTTCGGGCAAGACCACCCTGATGAGCATCCTGGCCGGTCTGCTGGCCCCCACCGATGGCCGGATTTTCTGGCAAGGACAGGATGTGACCCAGCATCCCGAGCGGCTCTGGCCCCTGCTGGGTTATCTGCCCCAGGACTTTGGCTTCTACCCCGAACTCAGTGGCCGGGCCATGCTGGCTTACCTCTTGCGGCTCAAGGGCGTGTCCGCTCCAGGCGGATTGAACCGCCTCTGTGATGCACTGCTCGAGCGGGTCAACCTTTCCGCGGCCGCGCATCGACGGGTGGGTGACTGGTCAGGCGGGATGCGCCAGCGGCTGGGAATCGCCCAGGCCATCGCGGGCGAACCGGATCTGCTGGTCGTCGATGAACCCACCGTGGGTCTGGATCCCGAGGAGCGCCTGCGTTTCCAGCGCCTGCTGGCGGAACTGGCCAACGAGCGGGTCGTGTTGCTCTCGACACATCTGGTGGAGGATGTGGCCCATCTTTGTCCGCGCGTTGCCGTGATCCGCGCGGGTCGGCTGTTGGCCAACACCACTCCCCAGGAAGCCTGCCGGGCCCTGGACGGTCTTGTTCACACCGGATTTGTGGATGAAGAACGCCTGGAGCAGTTGACCCGAACGTCCCGGGTGACCCAGACCAGGCTGCAGGAAGGTCGCATCCAGGTGCGCCTGTATTGCCCTGAGGGAACTGGGCCCCAGGGGTTCAGGCCCGTGGATGCCACTCTCGAAGACGCCTATCTGGTAATGACCCGTTCCACATCCAACCAGATCTCACGTCCCACCCGCAGCACGGAACAAGCATGA
- a CDS encoding ATP-dependent zinc protease, with the protein MARIRSKSLSVIGWREWLALPDLGVGAIKAKVDTGARSSSLHAFDLQVFEREGASWVRFEIHPAQRSKDRAIEVEVPVLEFRRVRSSSGKAERRPVIKTTVELLGLRWPIELTLASRDKMGFRMLLGREAIRGHLLVDAGRSFLCGGTNGRRGKRTAPDTASGHPEPGKEI; encoded by the coding sequence ATGGCCCGAATCCGCAGCAAGAGCCTTAGTGTGATCGGCTGGCGCGAATGGCTGGCCCTGCCGGATCTGGGGGTGGGGGCGATCAAGGCCAAGGTGGACACGGGAGCCCGTTCGTCCTCACTGCATGCCTTCGACCTGCAGGTCTTCGAGCGGGAAGGTGCGTCCTGGGTGCGCTTTGAAATCCACCCCGCCCAGCGCAGCAAGGACCGTGCGATTGAAGTGGAAGTCCCGGTCCTCGAGTTCCGTCGCGTGCGCAGTTCCAGCGGCAAGGCCGAGCGGAGGCCCGTGATCAAGACCACGGTCGAACTGCTGGGCTTGCGCTGGCCCATCGAGCTGACCCTGGCCAGCCGCGACAAGATGGGGTTCCGCATGCTGCTGGGACGTGAGGCGATCCGCGGACACCTGCTGGTGGATGCGGGCCGCTCCTTCCTGTGTGGCGGAACCAATGGCAGACGTGGAAAACGTACCGCTCCGGACACGGCCAGCGGACACCCGGAACCCGGCAAGGAGATCTGA
- a CDS encoding RimK family alpha-L-glutamate ligase — MKLGILSCSPGCYSTRRLREAAIQRGHEARVLDTLKFAIELQQGEPDLFYRQKHLAHYDAVLPRIGASITYFGTAVVRQFEQMDVYCANTSASIATSRDKLRSLQILSRHRIGIPRTTFVRDKKDVLPAIERVGGAPVIIKLLEGTQGIGVLLAESVKSAEAIIELLQSQRQNVLIQKFVAESKGRDVRAFVVGDRVVAAMRRVAQGQEFRSNVHRGGLTEKVELNEVYRETAVRAAQIMGLRVAGVDLLESLDGPQVMEVNSSPGLEGIERCTQLDVAGAVVDYIAAQVDFPEIDLRQRLTVSRGFGVAEIHIPEGSEYVGQPIGESGLRDKDVSVLTLYRGTHVIPSPRMQRVLEAGDRLLCFGKLELMRDLIPARTRRKRAQQVRQLPDLPVADEVHREPDSPADATRARS; from the coding sequence ATGAAACTGGGCATACTGTCCTGCAGCCCGGGGTGTTACAGCACCCGTCGCCTGCGGGAAGCGGCCATCCAGCGCGGACACGAAGCCCGCGTGCTGGACACGCTGAAATTCGCCATCGAGCTGCAGCAGGGCGAACCCGACCTGTTCTATCGCCAGAAACACCTTGCCCACTATGACGCGGTGCTGCCGCGCATCGGGGCCTCCATCACCTATTTCGGGACCGCCGTGGTGCGCCAGTTCGAGCAGATGGACGTCTACTGCGCCAATACCTCGGCCAGCATCGCCACCTCGCGGGACAAGCTGCGCAGCCTGCAGATCCTCAGTCGGCACCGCATCGGCATTCCACGTACCACCTTCGTGCGCGACAAGAAGGATGTGCTGCCGGCCATCGAGCGGGTGGGCGGCGCGCCCGTGATCATCAAGCTGCTGGAAGGCACCCAGGGCATTGGCGTGCTGCTGGCCGAGTCGGTCAAGTCGGCCGAGGCGATCATCGAACTGCTCCAGAGCCAGCGCCAGAACGTGCTGATCCAGAAGTTCGTCGCGGAAAGCAAGGGCCGCGATGTGCGTGCCTTCGTGGTGGGCGACCGGGTGGTCGCGGCCATGCGGAGGGTGGCCCAGGGTCAGGAATTCCGCAGCAACGTGCACCGGGGCGGCCTCACCGAGAAGGTCGAACTGAATGAGGTCTACCGTGAGACGGCCGTGCGCGCGGCCCAGATCATGGGACTGCGGGTGGCCGGAGTGGACCTGCTGGAGAGCCTGGATGGCCCGCAGGTGATGGAAGTGAATTCCTCGCCGGGTCTGGAAGGCATCGAGCGCTGCACCCAGCTGGATGTGGCCGGCGCGGTGGTGGACTACATCGCGGCCCAGGTGGATTTTCCCGAGATTGATCTGCGCCAGCGGCTGACGGTCAGCCGCGGTTTCGGCGTGGCCGAGATCCACATTCCCGAAGGATCGGAATATGTGGGCCAGCCCATCGGCGAATCGGGGCTGCGCGACAAGGATGTGTCGGTGCTGACTCTCTATCGTGGCACCCACGTGATTCCCAGTCCGCGCATGCAGCGCGTGCTGGAGGCCGGCGACCGGCTGCTCTGTTTCGGCAAGCTGGAACTGATGCGCGACCTGATTCCGGCGCGCACACGGCGCAAGCGCGCACAGCAGGTTCGCCAACTGCCCGATCTGCCCGTGGCCGACGAAGTCCACCGCGAACCGGACAGCCCGGCCGATGCGACACGGGCGAGGAGCTGA
- a CDS encoding succinylglutamate desuccinylase/aspartoacylase family protein, translating into MESRERRPIDDWLGEPIAAGETHDVMLPVSESTSGGAVNVPIQIRRAHEPGPVVFITAALHGDEINGTGAVRQLIRDPDFRLTRGAVILVPVLNLLAFERHSRYLPDRRDLNRCFPGSAGGSLASRMAHTIFQHIVTRSDFGIDLHTAAARRTNYPNVRGDLADPRVRQLAESFGSEFILNGKGPAGGLRRAAVKAGCPTIIMEGGEVCKVEPAIVESATRGIRNVLRSLGMLAGAIQRPAYQVIIEKSIWIRAEKGGFMTFHIKPGDIVEQGQALATNTTLLGEQRSVLHAPFNGVVIGMTSLPAISPGEPLCNLGKLPAGCDPAELRRLRHEEHGLGQRLSEQLASNVLVVGPGRAPGASHSD; encoded by the coding sequence ATGGAATCTCGCGAGCGCCGACCGATTGACGACTGGCTGGGCGAGCCCATTGCGGCGGGCGAGACCCATGATGTGATGCTTCCCGTGAGCGAAAGCACCAGCGGCGGAGCGGTGAACGTGCCGATCCAGATCCGGCGGGCCCACGAACCCGGACCGGTGGTCTTCATCACGGCGGCGTTGCACGGCGACGAGATCAACGGCACGGGAGCCGTGCGCCAGCTGATCCGTGACCCGGACTTCCGTCTGACGCGCGGGGCCGTGATTCTGGTGCCCGTGCTGAACCTGCTGGCCTTCGAGCGCCACTCGCGCTACCTGCCCGATCGTCGTGACCTGAACCGCTGTTTTCCCGGCAGTGCCGGGGGCAGTCTGGCCAGCCGGATGGCGCACACCATCTTCCAGCACATCGTCACACGCAGCGATTTCGGGATAGACCTGCATACCGCGGCCGCGCGCCGCACCAACTATCCCAACGTGCGTGGCGATCTGGCCGACCCGCGCGTGCGACAACTTGCCGAGTCCTTCGGCAGCGAGTTCATCCTCAACGGCAAGGGGCCGGCCGGTGGTCTGCGCCGGGCCGCCGTGAAGGCCGGTTGCCCCACGATCATCATGGAGGGGGGCGAAGTCTGCAAGGTCGAGCCGGCGATCGTGGAATCGGCCACCCGTGGCATCCGCAATGTGTTGCGCAGCCTGGGAATGCTCGCAGGAGCCATTCAGCGCCCCGCCTATCAGGTGATCATCGAGAAGTCGATCTGGATTCGCGCCGAGAAGGGCGGCTTCATGACCTTTCACATCAAACCCGGCGACATCGTGGAGCAGGGGCAGGCCCTGGCGACCAATACCACCCTGCTGGGGGAGCAGCGCAGCGTGTTGCACGCCCCCTTCAACGGCGTGGTGATCGGCATGACCAGCCTGCCCGCGATCAGCCCCGGTGAACCGCTCTGCAATCTGGGCAAACTGCCCGCGGGCTGCGATCCCGCCGAACTGCGCCGCCTGCGCCACGAAGAGCACGGCCTGGGCCAGCGCCTGAGCGAGCAGCTCGCTTCCAATGTGCTGGTGGTCGGCCCCGGCCGGGCACCCGGCGCATCCCACTCCGACTGA